A genomic stretch from Pseudoliparis swirei isolate HS2019 ecotype Mariana Trench chromosome 18, NWPU_hadal_v1, whole genome shotgun sequence includes:
- the LOC130208685 gene encoding transcription factor 15-like — protein sequence MAFTMLRPVSTHSFSYPADLTLMSDDEEGNRSESDGSTDQSYGCCGIPGEGYGRESGGVVPHRNAANARERHRTQNVNTAFTSLRTLIPTEPVDRKLSKIETLRLASSYISHLANVLVVGEGRQDGQSCLSAVYKEGKGGAGGRKPRNICTFCLSNQRKGVKDRRDCMKMLGSGTRQISRR from the exons ATGGCTTTCACTATGCTGAGGCCGGTCTCGACGCATTCCTTCTCTTACCCCGCTGACCTGACCTTGATGTCGGACGACGAGGAGGGGAACCGCAGCGAGAGCGACGGCAGCACCGACCAGAGCTACGGCTGCTGCGGGATTCCCGGGGAGGGCTACGGGCGGGAGTCAGGCGGCGTGGTGCCGCATCGGAACGCCGCGAACGCCCGGGAGAGGCACCGGACCCAGAACGTCAACACGGCCTTCACGTCGCTGCGGACACTCATCCCCACGGAACCCGTGGACCGGAAGCTCTCCAAGATCGAGACGCTGCGCCTGGCGTCCAGCTACATCTCGCACCTGGCCAACGTGCTGGTGGTCGGGGAGGGGAGGCAGGACGGGCAGTCGTGCCTGAGCGCGGTCTAcaaggaggggaaggggggcgCAGGAGGCAGAAAGCCCCGGAATATCTGCACGTTCTGCCTCAGCAACCAGCGGAAAGGG GTGAAAGACAGACGAGACTGTATGAAAATGCTCGGAAGCGGCACGAGACAAATCAGTCGGCGGTGA